The Thermovibrio guaymasensis genomic interval CTGTGAATGAAGAGATAGCCTCTGAGCTTGTAACTAGAGAACCTTACGAACCGGATACTACTGCCCACATCTACGAACACTCTTTGGAAGTTCAGATTCCCTTCCTTCAGCACTGTTCCGGCTATAGAGAGGACCTTTCAATAGTCCCTATTGTCTTTCAACATATTCCTTACTCTGAGTGTGTTAGGGCTGGCGAGGCCCTTGCTGAGGTTTTGGCCGGTAGAGAGGACTCTTTGATAGTTGTCAGCACGGACTTTTCCCACTACGTAAGCCAGGAAGTTGCTCAGAAGCTTGATTCTCTTGCTATTGATGCGATATTAAACCTTGATCCTGAGGAGCTCTACAGAAGGGTTCACTCTTACAACATAACCATGTGTGGTGTTATCCCTGCTACCGTTGCTCTAGTTGCGGTAAGGGCTCTCGGTGCCACAGGTGCTGAACTTGTTATGTACAGGACCTCAGGGGACGTTACGGGAGATTACCAGCAGGTAGTTGGTTACGGAGGGATAATCATATATTAACTATGATAGAATCTGCTTAAACTTTTGGAGGCCGAGGGTGGATAGAGAGACAAAAATAGCTGAGATCTTTAAGGCGCTTGGCCATCCTACGAGGTTGAGAATTCTTGAGTACCTCAGTGAAGGTGAAAGGTGCGTTAAGGACATATGGCAGGAGCTTGGAATCCCTCAGCCGACTGTTTCTCAGCACATAAATACTTTAAGGGAGGTAGGTATTATTTCCTGTAGGAAGGAGGGAGTTAAGACCTGCTATAAGATAGAAATGCCAATAGTTGTTAAAATAATGAAACTTTTAAAAGAGGAGGTAGAGTAATGGCTCAAGAAATTAGGACAGTTGAAGAGTTTGAAAGGGAAGTTCTTCAATCAGATATTCCAGTCCTTGTTGACTTCTGGGCTCCTTGGTGTGGACCTTGTAGGATGCTTGCTCCAACAATTGATGAACTTGCCCAGGAGTATGAAGGAAAGGTAAAGGTAGTTAAAGTAAACACTGACGAGCTTCCGATGGTTGCTATGCAGTACGGAATAAGGGGAATTCCAACCGTTATGCTCTTTGTAAACGGTGACGTTGCCGATGTAAAGGTCGGACTTCAGCCAAAGGCCGTTTTTGAAA includes:
- the trxA gene encoding thioredoxin; the encoded protein is MAQEIRTVEEFEREVLQSDIPVLVDFWAPWCGPCRMLAPTIDELAQEYEGKVKVVKVNTDELPMVAMQYGIRGIPTVMLFVNGDVADVKVGLQPKAVFENMIERVLGE
- the amrB gene encoding AmmeMemoRadiSam system protein B; this encodes MVRYPAVAGQFYPGSPAELRAYLESFCRRDLPKVKAKAVVVPHAGYIYSGKVAGETYSRVEIPSVNVVMGPNHTGLGKPASVYPSGVWLTPLGEVPVNEEIASELVTREPYEPDTTAHIYEHSLEVQIPFLQHCSGYREDLSIVPIVFQHIPYSECVRAGEALAEVLAGREDSLIVVSTDFSHYVSQEVAQKLDSLAIDAILNLDPEELYRRVHSYNITMCGVIPATVALVAVRALGATGAELVMYRTSGDVTGDYQQVVGYGGIIIY
- a CDS encoding ArsR/SmtB family transcription factor, which produces MDRETKIAEIFKALGHPTRLRILEYLSEGERCVKDIWQELGIPQPTVSQHINTLREVGIISCRKEGVKTCYKIEMPIVVKIMKLLKEEVE